In Hippoglossus stenolepis isolate QCI-W04-F060 chromosome 20, HSTE1.2, whole genome shotgun sequence, the following are encoded in one genomic region:
- the fez2b gene encoding fasciculation and elongation protein zeta-2 isoform X2, which yields MAAPLAHFDEDWQDFNEFKASSAESADHLDLLNSNVGDPSSGLDDFSDLDRSFSGEICSFKSMEDLVHDFDEKLTVCFRNYNTATENIAPIKPISEDSYLKDDEVWNALTDNYGNVMPVDWKTSHTRSLHLPILNLTDHEKLDNQSLDLSDDEELREQMDMHSIIVSCINDEPLFTAEQVIEEIEEMMQESPDPEDDESPSQSDLSMLSQDLHALKRSSSNTSYEDRLRQLSVSELTETLEEVETAIRRYSEELIQALALRDELEYEKEVKNSFISLLIDVQNRQKEHRDLLRKKKKIRSTTTTSPNGQRTTSTHIHGTLLTLEGLSNVIQNGLRQTFGNTGGDKQYLTTVIPYEKKAGSPSVEDLQILQKILHAMRDDSEKVPALLTDYILKALV from the exons ATGGCGGCGCCGTTAGCCCACTTCGACGAGGACTGGCAGGACTTCAACGAATTCAAGGCGTCCTCGGCCGAGTCCGCCGACCACCTGGACCTGCTCAACTCCAATGTGGGCGACCCGTCGTCGGGCCTGGACGATTTCTCCGACCTGGACCGCAGCTTCTCCGGGGAGATCTGCAGCTTCAAGTCCATGGAGGACCTCGTCCACGACTTCGACGAGAAGCTGACAGTGTGTTTCCGGAACTACAACACGGCGACGGAGAACATCGCGCCCATCAAACCCATCTCGGAGGACAGCTACCTGAAAGACGACGA GGTGTGGAACGCTCTGACAGATAACTATGGCAACGTGATGCCTGTAGACTGGAAGACATCGCACACTCGCTCCCTACACCTGCCCATCCTCAACCTCACAGACCATGAg AAGTTGGACAACCAGTCTCTTGATCTGTCTGACGACGAGGAGCTGAGGGAGCAGATGGATATGCACTCAATCATCGTCTCCTGCATCAACGACGAGCCGCTCTTCACAGCTGAACAG GTGATAGAGGAGATAGAAGAGATGATGCAGGAGTCTCCAGACCCAGAGGACGATGAGAGTCCCTCCCAGTCCGACCTGTCCATGCTCTCTCAGGACCTCCACGCCCTGAAACGCTCCAGCTCCAACACCAGCTACGAGGACC GGCTGCGTCAGCTGTCTGTTTCTGAACTGACTGAGactctggaggaagtggaaacagcCATTCGCCGCTACAGCGAGGAGCTGATCCAGGCTCTGGCCCTGAGAGATGAACTGGAATATGAAAAGGAG gtGAAGAACAGCTTCATCTCGCTGCTGATCGACGTGcagaacagacagaaggagCACCGCGACCTGCTGcgcaagaagaagaaaatccgAAGTACGACTACGACCTCGCCCAACGGCCAGAGGACAACCAGCACGCACATACATGGCACG CTCCTCACTTTGGAGGGACTCTCCAATGTCATTCAAAATGGTCTCCGTCAAACTTTTGGCAACACAGGAGGGGACAAACAG tACCTGACCACAGTAATCCCTTATGAGAAGAAAGCTGGTTCCCCGTCAGTAGAAGACCTCCAGATCCTCCAGAAGA TCCTCCATGCCATGAGGGACGACAGCGAGAAGGTACCTGCTCTGCTCACAGACTACATTCTCAAAG CTCTGGTATGA
- the fez2b gene encoding fasciculation and elongation protein zeta-2 isoform X3 produces the protein MAAPLAHFDEDWQDFNEFKASSAESADHLDLLNSNVGDPSSGLDDFSDLDRSFSGEICSFKSMEDLVHDFDEKLTVCFRNYNTATENIAPIKPISEDSYLKDDEVWNALTDNYGNVMPVDWKTSHTRSLHLPILNLTDHEKLDNQSLDLSDDEELREQMDMHSIIVSCINDEPLFTAEQVIEEIEEMMQESPDPEDDESPSQSDLSMLSQDLHALKRSSSNTSYEDRLRQLSVSELTETLEEVETAIRRYSEELIQALALRDELEYEKEVKNSFISLLIDVQNRQKEHRDLLRKKKKIRSTTTTSPNGQRTTSTHIHGTYLTTVIPYEKKAGSPSVEDLQILQKILHAMRDDSEKVPALLTDYILKVLCPT, from the exons ATGGCGGCGCCGTTAGCCCACTTCGACGAGGACTGGCAGGACTTCAACGAATTCAAGGCGTCCTCGGCCGAGTCCGCCGACCACCTGGACCTGCTCAACTCCAATGTGGGCGACCCGTCGTCGGGCCTGGACGATTTCTCCGACCTGGACCGCAGCTTCTCCGGGGAGATCTGCAGCTTCAAGTCCATGGAGGACCTCGTCCACGACTTCGACGAGAAGCTGACAGTGTGTTTCCGGAACTACAACACGGCGACGGAGAACATCGCGCCCATCAAACCCATCTCGGAGGACAGCTACCTGAAAGACGACGA GGTGTGGAACGCTCTGACAGATAACTATGGCAACGTGATGCCTGTAGACTGGAAGACATCGCACACTCGCTCCCTACACCTGCCCATCCTCAACCTCACAGACCATGAg AAGTTGGACAACCAGTCTCTTGATCTGTCTGACGACGAGGAGCTGAGGGAGCAGATGGATATGCACTCAATCATCGTCTCCTGCATCAACGACGAGCCGCTCTTCACAGCTGAACAG GTGATAGAGGAGATAGAAGAGATGATGCAGGAGTCTCCAGACCCAGAGGACGATGAGAGTCCCTCCCAGTCCGACCTGTCCATGCTCTCTCAGGACCTCCACGCCCTGAAACGCTCCAGCTCCAACACCAGCTACGAGGACC GGCTGCGTCAGCTGTCTGTTTCTGAACTGACTGAGactctggaggaagtggaaacagcCATTCGCCGCTACAGCGAGGAGCTGATCCAGGCTCTGGCCCTGAGAGATGAACTGGAATATGAAAAGGAG gtGAAGAACAGCTTCATCTCGCTGCTGATCGACGTGcagaacagacagaaggagCACCGCGACCTGCTGcgcaagaagaagaaaatccgAAGTACGACTACGACCTCGCCCAACGGCCAGAGGACAACCAGCACGCACATACATGGCACG tACCTGACCACAGTAATCCCTTATGAGAAGAAAGCTGGTTCCCCGTCAGTAGAAGACCTCCAGATCCTCCAGAAGA TCCTCCATGCCATGAGGGACGACAGCGAGAAGGTACCTGCTCTGCTCACAGACTACATTCTCAAAG TTCTTTGTCCCACGTAA
- the fez2b gene encoding fasciculation and elongation protein zeta-2 isoform X1, which translates to MAAPLAHFDEDWQDFNEFKASSAESADHLDLLNSNVGDPSSGLDDFSDLDRSFSGEICSFKSMEDLVHDFDEKLTVCFRNYNTATENIAPIKPISEDSYLKDDEVWNALTDNYGNVMPVDWKTSHTRSLHLPILNLTDHEKLDNQSLDLSDDEELREQMDMHSIIVSCINDEPLFTAEQVIEEIEEMMQESPDPEDDESPSQSDLSMLSQDLHALKRSSSNTSYEDRLRQLSVSELTETLEEVETAIRRYSEELIQALALRDELEYEKEVKNSFISLLIDVQNRQKEHRDLLRKKKKIRSTTTTSPNGQRTTSTHIHGTLLTLEGLSNVIQNGLRQTFGNTGGDKQYLTTVIPYEKKAGSPSVEDLQILQKILHAMRDDSEKVPALLTDYILKVLCPT; encoded by the exons ATGGCGGCGCCGTTAGCCCACTTCGACGAGGACTGGCAGGACTTCAACGAATTCAAGGCGTCCTCGGCCGAGTCCGCCGACCACCTGGACCTGCTCAACTCCAATGTGGGCGACCCGTCGTCGGGCCTGGACGATTTCTCCGACCTGGACCGCAGCTTCTCCGGGGAGATCTGCAGCTTCAAGTCCATGGAGGACCTCGTCCACGACTTCGACGAGAAGCTGACAGTGTGTTTCCGGAACTACAACACGGCGACGGAGAACATCGCGCCCATCAAACCCATCTCGGAGGACAGCTACCTGAAAGACGACGA GGTGTGGAACGCTCTGACAGATAACTATGGCAACGTGATGCCTGTAGACTGGAAGACATCGCACACTCGCTCCCTACACCTGCCCATCCTCAACCTCACAGACCATGAg AAGTTGGACAACCAGTCTCTTGATCTGTCTGACGACGAGGAGCTGAGGGAGCAGATGGATATGCACTCAATCATCGTCTCCTGCATCAACGACGAGCCGCTCTTCACAGCTGAACAG GTGATAGAGGAGATAGAAGAGATGATGCAGGAGTCTCCAGACCCAGAGGACGATGAGAGTCCCTCCCAGTCCGACCTGTCCATGCTCTCTCAGGACCTCCACGCCCTGAAACGCTCCAGCTCCAACACCAGCTACGAGGACC GGCTGCGTCAGCTGTCTGTTTCTGAACTGACTGAGactctggaggaagtggaaacagcCATTCGCCGCTACAGCGAGGAGCTGATCCAGGCTCTGGCCCTGAGAGATGAACTGGAATATGAAAAGGAG gtGAAGAACAGCTTCATCTCGCTGCTGATCGACGTGcagaacagacagaaggagCACCGCGACCTGCTGcgcaagaagaagaaaatccgAAGTACGACTACGACCTCGCCCAACGGCCAGAGGACAACCAGCACGCACATACATGGCACG CTCCTCACTTTGGAGGGACTCTCCAATGTCATTCAAAATGGTCTCCGTCAAACTTTTGGCAACACAGGAGGGGACAAACAG tACCTGACCACAGTAATCCCTTATGAGAAGAAAGCTGGTTCCCCGTCAGTAGAAGACCTCCAGATCCTCCAGAAGA TCCTCCATGCCATGAGGGACGACAGCGAGAAGGTACCTGCTCTGCTCACAGACTACATTCTCAAAG TTCTTTGTCCCACGTAA